Proteins found in one Terribacillus sp. DMT04 genomic segment:
- a CDS encoding MFS transporter — MTDEQLAKRNLFIMWFANFFISASLSMIMPFLSLYISSFGTLSERDVQSWSGIIFGVTFVTAFICSPFWGKLGDRYGRKLILIITSFGMGISILLLGFTENVWQLFMLRLFMGIFTGFIGISQAFISTHTPSHIAGRVLGTLQTGSITGMLFGPLLGGILADSIGFHGTFFLVSLSVFTSALLVTFGTKEYPVKIQKGEKSHYTSKEVLAHILRDPILLVVLILSSLIQIANFSVQPILSLYVQELHGPENIAFYSGIAFSAAGLGNLLMTRTWGKLGDRIGYVKILIGLIFAAGIVYIPGAMVNSVWELAVIRLFLGMAIGGIIPLRVAYIRQAAPISMQGEVLGYNNSLRFLGNFIGPIMGGIMAGYFGFSAVFYMTSALLIICGVTLLTAHIKNVRRNTRAHSI, encoded by the coding sequence ATGACGGACGAACAGCTCGCAAAACGCAATCTGTTTATTATGTGGTTCGCAAACTTTTTTATCTCCGCGAGCCTCAGTATGATCATGCCATTTCTGTCCTTATATATTTCATCTTTCGGCACTTTATCAGAACGTGACGTGCAAAGCTGGTCTGGCATCATTTTTGGCGTGACTTTTGTTACTGCCTTTATCTGCTCTCCATTTTGGGGAAAGTTAGGTGACCGTTACGGCCGGAAATTGATTTTAATTATAACTTCCTTCGGCATGGGGATCTCCATTCTCCTGCTTGGTTTCACCGAAAATGTATGGCAGCTGTTTATGCTGCGATTGTTTATGGGTATTTTCACTGGTTTTATCGGAATATCTCAAGCGTTTATCTCGACACATACACCAAGCCATATCGCTGGACGTGTGCTCGGCACCTTACAGACCGGTAGTATTACCGGGATGCTTTTCGGCCCGCTGCTTGGCGGTATTCTTGCTGACAGTATTGGCTTCCACGGTACATTCTTCCTTGTTTCGTTAAGTGTTTTCACTTCTGCACTTTTAGTAACATTCGGGACAAAAGAATATCCCGTCAAGATCCAGAAAGGTGAGAAATCACATTATACTTCCAAGGAAGTGCTGGCACACATTTTACGAGATCCAATTTTGTTAGTCGTTCTGATTTTAAGTTCCTTGATTCAGATTGCTAACTTCAGTGTGCAGCCTATCCTGTCTCTTTATGTACAAGAACTGCATGGACCGGAAAACATCGCCTTTTATTCTGGAATTGCCTTTTCTGCTGCCGGGCTGGGCAACTTGCTGATGACGAGAACGTGGGGGAAACTGGGCGACCGTATTGGTTATGTTAAGATACTGATCGGCCTCATCTTCGCTGCCGGTATTGTCTATATTCCAGGCGCCATGGTGAATTCGGTATGGGAACTCGCTGTGATACGGCTATTCTTAGGCATGGCAATCGGCGGCATTATTCCACTGCGTGTAGCTTACATCCGCCAAGCAGCTCCTATCAGCATGCAAGGGGAAGTGCTCGGCTATAATAACAGCTTGCGTTTTCTCGGGAATTTCATCGGTCCCATTATGGGAGGGATCATGGCTGGTTATTTCGGCTTCTCCGCCGTCTTCTATATGACAAGTGCCTTGCTGATTATATGCGGTGTCACATTGCTCACAGCTCATATTAAGAACGTCCGCCGCAATACACGAGCTCACTCCATTTAA
- a CDS encoding RidA family protein: protein MRNIIQTDKAPQAIGPYSQAIETAGTVYISGQIPLNPETGEMAESITEQTEQVMKNLTAILDQAGLSFDQVVKTTIFLTSLDDFAAVNEVYGRYLSEPYPARATVEISKLPKGANVEIEAMAVRSFNM from the coding sequence ATGCGTAATATCATTCAAACAGACAAAGCACCACAGGCAATCGGACCATATTCACAGGCGATCGAAACTGCTGGTACAGTTTATATTTCCGGACAAATTCCTTTGAACCCGGAAACAGGAGAGATGGCGGAATCAATTACAGAGCAGACAGAGCAGGTAATGAAGAACTTGACTGCTATCTTGGATCAAGCTGGTTTATCATTTGATCAAGTAGTCAAAACAACGATCTTCCTGACGTCTCTGGATGACTTTGCTGCTGTAAATGAAGTGTACGGACGTTATCTATCCGAGCCTTATCCTGCACGTGCAACAGTGGAGATTTCTAAACTTCCGAAAGGAGCCAACGTAGAAATCGAAGCGATGGCTGTGCGCAGTTTTAATATGTAA
- a CDS encoding DUF1002 domain-containing protein — protein sequence MSWLTKCMAACVAFALVLGFAFSDVVSANTGKNTDSINEKFGLPIVVVGDSLSNAQKQQVREDLGVTNTNNVEEIPVTADDIVKYINGDANSRMYSSAMITREEEGHGLDIDIVTPDNITQVTVDMYKNALLTAGIENATVEVASPVKVSGHSALTGIYKAYDTADGNLDPERTEVANDELDLTTDLAQQEGLDDEKVTQLMTDIKQDIAEQNPATREEVEQIVSEQLSKLEISLSEEDRQLLIDLFDKMRQLDINFDSVKTQLEDIAGTIQDKIDEVANNDGFWQGVKDFFKSIGDFFKNLF from the coding sequence ATGAGTTGGTTAACGAAATGCATGGCGGCATGTGTTGCATTTGCCTTAGTGCTTGGCTTTGCCTTTTCCGATGTTGTATCCGCAAATACTGGAAAGAACACGGATAGTATTAATGAAAAATTCGGTTTACCGATTGTCGTTGTTGGAGATTCGCTGTCAAATGCACAAAAACAGCAAGTTAGAGAAGATCTTGGTGTCACAAATACAAATAATGTAGAGGAAATTCCAGTTACAGCAGATGATATCGTGAAGTATATAAATGGAGATGCTAATTCCAGAATGTATTCTTCGGCGATGATTACGAGAGAAGAAGAAGGCCATGGTCTCGATATAGACATTGTGACACCAGATAATATTACACAAGTAACTGTGGATATGTACAAGAATGCTTTGCTTACTGCAGGGATTGAGAATGCAACTGTAGAAGTTGCATCCCCAGTGAAAGTGAGCGGTCATTCAGCGCTGACAGGTATATACAAAGCGTATGATACAGCGGATGGCAACTTGGATCCGGAGCGGACAGAAGTTGCCAATGATGAGTTAGATCTGACAACAGATCTTGCACAGCAAGAAGGGCTGGATGATGAAAAAGTAACCCAGCTCATGACAGATATTAAACAGGATATTGCCGAACAAAACCCTGCTACACGGGAAGAAGTGGAGCAAATTGTATCCGAACAGCTGAGTAAGCTGGAGATTAGCTTAAGTGAAGAAGACAGACAGCTGCTGATCGATTTGTTTGATAAAATGCGTCAGCTGGACATCAATTTCGATAGTGTGAAAACCCAATTAGAGGATATTGCTGGCACGATTCAAGATAAAATTGACGAAGTTGCCAACAATGATGGTTTTTGGCAGGGCGTGAAGGACTTCTTCAAGTCTATTGGTGATTTCTTTAAAAATCTATTTTAA
- a CDS encoding DUF2188 domain-containing protein produces the protein MPWTMNDYPASLKNLDKAVKKKAIDIANAMLDEGYEEGRAIPIATSQAKEWYENASQKEVKDFMKNGDPTERDDDASHSNPDLMDNAEEVVAHDDGWAVQAKDAKRPSNIFDNKQDAINRANEIAENKGTETIIHKKDGSVQKRS, from the coding sequence ATGCCTTGGACAATGAATGACTATCCTGCTTCACTGAAAAACTTGGACAAAGCTGTCAAAAAGAAAGCAATCGACATTGCGAACGCGATGCTTGACGAAGGCTATGAGGAAGGCAGAGCAATTCCGATTGCTACTAGTCAGGCGAAAGAGTGGTATGAAAATGCTTCGCAAAAAGAAGTAAAAGACTTTATGAAAAATGGCGATCCGACCGAGCGAGATGATGATGCTTCTCACAGTAATCCAGATTTAATGGATAATGCTGAAGAAGTTGTAGCGCATGATGACGGTTGGGCGGTACAAGCAAAAGATGCGAAACGACCTTCTAATATATTTGATAACAAACAGGATGCCATCAATCGAGCAAATGAGATTGCTGAAAATAAAGGGACAGAGACAATTATTCATAAAAAAGACGGATCTGTTCAGAAACGTTCTTAA
- a CDS encoding NADP-dependent oxidoreductase, whose product MAKNEEIQLAKRPEGMPTEENFRFVDTEVPELKEGQVLVKSIYISVDPYMRGRMSDAKSYVAPYEVDAPISGGVVGQVTASQSDKFQKGDYVLGNLSWARYNAANAETLQKVDPELGPVSTALGVLGMPGLTAYFGLTDIGEPKSGETVVVSGAAGAVGSTVVQIAKILGARVVGIAGSPKKLDYVKNTLGADEVINYKEEDVAEALEKACPNGIDVYFDNVGGPVSDAVYPLLNAHARIPLCGSISSYNKKEDQGPRIQGYLVKAKAKIQGFIVADYGEQFAEGKKQLSEWFKQDKLTFEENVVDGFENVPDAFLGLFKGENLGKQLVKVAEAE is encoded by the coding sequence ATGGCAAAAAATGAAGAAATACAATTAGCCAAACGACCGGAAGGCATGCCAACAGAGGAGAATTTCCGCTTTGTCGACACAGAAGTCCCGGAACTTAAAGAAGGACAGGTGCTAGTTAAGAGTATCTATATCAGTGTAGATCCTTATATGCGCGGCAGAATGAGCGATGCAAAATCTTATGTTGCTCCTTATGAAGTAGATGCCCCGATTTCCGGAGGCGTTGTCGGACAAGTAACAGCATCACAATCTGATAAATTCCAAAAAGGCGACTATGTGCTCGGCAATCTGTCTTGGGCGCGTTACAATGCAGCAAATGCAGAAACACTGCAAAAGGTCGATCCTGAGCTTGGACCAGTTTCCACAGCTTTAGGCGTGCTCGGTATGCCCGGTCTTACCGCCTATTTCGGCTTAACAGATATCGGTGAGCCGAAGTCCGGTGAAACAGTCGTTGTGTCCGGTGCTGCCGGTGCAGTTGGCTCCACCGTTGTACAAATCGCGAAAATTCTCGGCGCACGCGTTGTCGGCATTGCCGGTTCACCAAAAAAACTCGATTACGTGAAGAATACTTTAGGCGCTGATGAAGTCATCAACTACAAAGAAGAAGATGTAGCAGAAGCATTAGAAAAAGCATGCCCAAACGGGATAGACGTTTACTTCGACAACGTCGGCGGCCCTGTATCTGACGCAGTGTATCCATTATTGAATGCACATGCCCGCATCCCGCTCTGCGGCAGTATCTCTTCTTACAATAAAAAAGAAGACCAAGGCCCGCGCATCCAAGGGTACCTCGTCAAAGCGAAAGCCAAAATTCAAGGCTTTATCGTTGCAGACTACGGTGAACAATTTGCAGAAGGCAAAAAGCAGCTGTCTGAATGGTTCAAACAAGACAAGCTAACCTTCGAAGAAAACGTTGTAGACGGCTTTGAAAACGTACCAGACGCATTCCTTGGATTGTTCAAAGGGGAGAATTTAGGGAAGCAATTGGTGAAAGTAGCAGAAGCGGAATAA
- a CDS encoding class D sortase gives MKKLIGSLFILAGILLGSYTLIQWNGSASSAQDFEEEDKQLAEEVLEKSHKTNEIIEEKTDKISVASPKEENYKVGDKVAMLSIPKIEKKFSVFWGTDENTLEKGVGMMDSDSTTTPAKQGHTVLSGHRDTVFVELGELAKGDHLLLTVDEIVYSYEISDIWITDKDDRTVIVPKAEATLTLTTCYPFDFIGHAEQRYIIQGKLIG, from the coding sequence ATGAAAAAGCTAATCGGCTCACTCTTTATCTTAGCTGGTATTCTGTTAGGATCTTATACACTCATTCAATGGAATGGCAGTGCATCTTCTGCTCAAGATTTTGAAGAAGAAGACAAACAATTGGCTGAAGAAGTTCTGGAAAAGAGTCACAAGACGAATGAAATCATAGAAGAGAAAACTGACAAGATTTCTGTTGCTTCTCCTAAAGAAGAGAATTATAAAGTTGGTGATAAAGTAGCTATGCTGTCCATACCTAAAATAGAAAAGAAATTTTCTGTATTCTGGGGAACAGATGAAAATACGTTGGAAAAAGGTGTGGGAATGATGGATAGCGACAGCACCACAACGCCTGCCAAGCAAGGACATACAGTATTAAGCGGGCATCGTGATACGGTATTTGTTGAGCTTGGAGAATTAGCAAAGGGTGATCATCTTTTGCTTACAGTAGATGAAATTGTCTATTCCTATGAAATATCGGATATATGGATAACAGATAAGGACGATAGAACTGTTATTGTGCCAAAGGCGGAAGCGACCTTAACACTCACGACTTGCTATCCATTTGATTTTATCGGACATGCAGAGCAGCGTTATATTATTCAAGGCAAATTAATAGGTTAA
- a CDS encoding LPXTG cell wall anchor domain-containing protein produces MSKFITSLFIFALLVVGFASGASAADNDKDCKDFEGKPNELVQFWNDNGYSESNDPHDLDRDNDNLPCETTKADFDNYAADSTNKETENDEAVVVEEEDNDSNTSTQSEVNTNTSAEKEDSAETAAVQQGEELPKTATNNGVLMLISGGLVAAGLITFALKKTQKA; encoded by the coding sequence ATGTCGAAGTTTATCACAAGTTTGTTCATCTTCGCGTTGCTTGTCGTTGGTTTTGCTTCGGGTGCTAGTGCTGCTGATAATGATAAGGATTGTAAAGACTTTGAGGGTAAGCCAAATGAACTGGTACAGTTCTGGAATGACAATGGGTACAGTGAAAGTAATGATCCGCATGATCTTGACCGTGATAATGATAACTTGCCATGTGAAACAACCAAAGCAGATTTTGATAACTATGCAGCAGATAGTACAAATAAAGAGACTGAAAACGATGAAGCTGTTGTTGTTGAGGAAGAAGACAACGATTCGAATACATCAACACAATCAGAAGTGAACACAAATACTTCTGCTGAAAAAGAAGACAGTGCAGAAACTGCTGCAGTGCAGCAAGGAGAAGAATTACCGAAGACAGCGACAAATAATGGAGTGCTAATGCTAATTAGTGGTGGACTTGTTGCAGCTGGTTTGATTACATTCGCTTTGAAAAAGACGCAAAAAGCATAA
- the queF gene encoding preQ(1) synthase yields MAGRNPEEMEDVTLLGNQNNVYDFDYKPEVLETFDNKHVYRDYFVKFNCPEFTTLCPITNQPDFGTVYISYIPDEKMVESKSLKLYLFSFRNHGDFHEDCINIILNDLKELMNPRYIEVWGKFTPRGGISIDPYVNYGRPGTKYEQMADHRMMNHDMYPEKVDNR; encoded by the coding sequence ATGGCAGGAAGAAATCCAGAAGAAATGGAAGACGTAACATTGCTAGGCAACCAAAACAATGTCTACGATTTCGATTATAAACCTGAGGTTCTTGAAACCTTTGATAATAAACATGTATACCGCGACTACTTCGTGAAATTCAATTGTCCGGAATTCACAACATTATGCCCAATCACGAACCAGCCCGATTTTGGTACCGTGTATATCAGCTACATTCCAGATGAAAAGATGGTCGAAAGTAAATCACTTAAGCTGTATCTATTCAGCTTCCGCAACCACGGTGATTTTCACGAAGACTGCATCAACATCATCCTGAACGACCTGAAAGAACTCATGAACCCACGCTACATCGAAGTATGGGGCAAATTCACGCCACGTGGCGGCATCTCTATCGATCCATACGTCAACTACGGCCGTCCAGGCACGAAGTATGAGCAAATGGCAGATCATCGTATGATGAATCATGATATGTATCCGGAGAAAGTGGATAATAGATAA
- the rbsK gene encoding ribokinase produces the protein MRKKPKITVIGSLNMDLTATSAKRPAAGETILGERFDTFPGGKGANQAVAAARLGADVSMIGMVGQDAFGDELVRVLEQEGVRTDHIGRVDTSTGVAVIQVVGGDNSITVIPGANFQLTPASIKEKKDVIEASDIILIQLEIPIETVAAVAAYCQEVNVPYILNPAPAQALPTAIIQQASYITPNESEAAVLFEDTNEALREFADKLVITKGEEGIIYSGGTIAAFPAQAVDTTGAGDTFNAALAVRLASCSQLADACRYANAAAALQIGSPGAQAGMPTHQDVTTFMRQNGENPL, from the coding sequence ATGCGAAAAAAGCCGAAGATTACGGTAATCGGCAGTTTGAATATGGATTTGACGGCAACCTCAGCGAAACGACCGGCAGCTGGTGAAACAATACTCGGCGAGCGTTTTGATACCTTTCCAGGAGGCAAGGGAGCCAATCAAGCTGTTGCAGCCGCACGGCTTGGTGCAGATGTCAGCATGATTGGCATGGTCGGACAAGATGCTTTCGGCGATGAATTGGTGCGTGTTTTGGAACAAGAAGGCGTGCGCACCGACCACATCGGAAGAGTAGATACATCTACGGGAGTTGCTGTTATTCAAGTGGTGGGCGGAGACAACAGCATTACTGTGATTCCGGGGGCAAACTTTCAACTAACACCAGCGTCTATTAAGGAAAAAAAGGATGTTATTGAAGCGAGTGATATAATCCTTATCCAGCTCGAGATTCCAATAGAGACAGTTGCCGCCGTTGCTGCATACTGTCAGGAAGTTAATGTGCCTTACATACTGAATCCTGCACCAGCTCAAGCGCTGCCAACTGCAATTATTCAGCAAGCAAGCTACATCACACCAAATGAATCGGAAGCTGCCGTTTTGTTTGAAGATACGAACGAGGCGCTGCGGGAATTTGCCGATAAACTTGTGATTACCAAGGGAGAAGAAGGCATCATCTATAGCGGAGGAACCATAGCTGCATTTCCTGCCCAAGCAGTTGATACAACAGGAGCTGGCGATACATTTAACGCTGCACTCGCTGTGAGACTGGCATCTTGCAGTCAGCTGGCTGACGCTTGTCGCTACGCAAATGCCGCAGCTGCCTTGCAAATCGGATCACCCGGTGCGCAGGCTGGCATGCCGACACATCAAGACGTAACCACCTTCATGAGACAAAACGGCGAAAATCCTTTATAA
- the purU gene encoding formyltetrahydrofolate deformylase — MAVHFLEKIKAFQQQNENRYRIVISCPDQPGIVAAISEFLYKQKANIMESNQYTTDPDGGSFFLRIEFECQRESDTHQLEEDFQTIAAHFQMDWQLVRVRDLKKLAVFVSKELHCLQEILWEYQSGNLMADLAVIVSNHEDARDLAEAYGIPFHHIPANKDIRQEAERQQLSVLKQYQIDTVILARYMQILTPAFLENYKNKIINIHHSFLPAFIGAKPYERAFERGVKLIGATSHYVTSDLDEGPIIEQDIHRVNHKDKAADLKRVGRLVERSVLMRAIKWHVDDRVIVFGNKTIIF; from the coding sequence ATGGCCGTGCATTTTCTAGAAAAAATCAAAGCATTTCAGCAGCAAAATGAAAACAGATACCGAATTGTCATTTCTTGTCCCGATCAGCCGGGGATTGTAGCTGCAATATCGGAATTTCTTTATAAACAAAAAGCAAATATTATGGAGTCCAACCAATATACAACCGATCCAGACGGCGGCAGCTTCTTCTTGCGCATCGAATTTGAATGTCAGCGAGAAAGTGATACCCATCAGCTGGAAGAAGACTTTCAAACTATCGCAGCACACTTTCAGATGGATTGGCAGCTTGTGCGCGTACGCGATTTAAAAAAACTAGCGGTTTTCGTTTCGAAAGAATTGCATTGCTTGCAGGAGATTCTTTGGGAATACCAAAGCGGCAATCTGATGGCTGATCTAGCGGTAATTGTCAGCAATCATGAAGATGCCCGTGATCTAGCCGAAGCATATGGTATACCGTTTCACCATATTCCGGCTAATAAAGATATTCGCCAGGAAGCAGAGCGCCAGCAGCTTTCTGTATTGAAACAGTATCAAATTGATACAGTGATCTTAGCCAGATATATGCAGATATTAACGCCGGCCTTCCTGGAAAACTACAAAAATAAAATCATCAATATTCATCATAGCTTCCTTCCCGCCTTCATCGGTGCAAAACCTTATGAACGCGCATTTGAGCGAGGTGTTAAGCTGATTGGAGCGACGAGTCACTATGTCACATCTGACTTGGACGAAGGGCCGATTATTGAGCAAGATATTCATCGGGTCAATCATAAAGATAAAGCAGCAGACTTAAAACGCGTAGGACGTCTAGTGGAACGCAGTGTGCTGATGCGGGCGATAAAATGGCATGTAGATGACCGTGTGATCGTGTTCGGCAATAAAACGATCATCTTCTAA
- a CDS encoding acetylornithine transaminase: MSETNAAMSSVMPTYSRFPISVMKGEGSYVWDENGKQYLDYTAGIATCNLGHAPASVKEAVKKQLDTLWHCSNLYHIPIQEQLANLLTANTFADQVFFANSGAEANEAAIKLARSYAQKVKGTSAYEVVTFSQSFHGRTLATLAATGQEKMQKHFAPLAKGFRYLPYNDSQALEELIGPDTCGVLLELVQGEGGVNPADPAWVKEVERLCKEHDVLFMLDEVQTGVGRTGTLYAHEQYEVQPDVMTTAKGLGSGIPIGAMLATEKAAAAFEAGSHGSTFGGNPVAAAAGKATLDVIAHTEFLAEVQEIADYFREELQTLVTQSSAFTDVRGKGLLLGLGTSGKAIELVHQARELGLLVLVAGEHVLRILPPLNTSKAEVDFCLETLKQITRV, translated from the coding sequence ATGTCTGAAACGAATGCAGCAATGTCATCGGTCATGCCAACATACAGCCGATTTCCTATTTCCGTTATGAAAGGGGAAGGCAGTTATGTTTGGGACGAAAACGGAAAGCAATATTTGGACTATACAGCTGGTATTGCTACATGTAACCTAGGTCATGCACCAGCTTCTGTTAAAGAAGCTGTAAAGAAACAGCTCGATACGTTATGGCATTGTTCTAATTTATACCATATTCCTATTCAAGAGCAGCTGGCAAACCTGCTTACTGCGAACACATTCGCTGATCAAGTTTTTTTTGCAAATAGCGGAGCAGAAGCGAACGAAGCAGCAATTAAACTAGCTCGAAGCTATGCGCAAAAGGTGAAAGGAACGTCAGCTTATGAAGTGGTCACGTTCAGCCAATCCTTTCACGGTCGTACGTTAGCGACGCTTGCTGCGACTGGACAAGAGAAAATGCAAAAGCATTTCGCGCCGCTTGCAAAAGGCTTTCGCTATCTTCCTTATAATGATAGCCAAGCACTGGAAGAATTGATTGGACCAGATACATGTGGTGTGCTGCTGGAGCTTGTGCAAGGAGAAGGCGGCGTCAATCCAGCTGATCCTGCTTGGGTCAAAGAAGTAGAGCGTCTTTGTAAGGAACATGATGTTTTGTTTATGCTGGATGAGGTGCAAACAGGTGTCGGCCGTACAGGCACACTTTACGCACATGAGCAATATGAGGTGCAGCCGGATGTGATGACAACAGCAAAGGGGCTTGGTTCTGGTATTCCCATTGGCGCTATGCTGGCAACTGAAAAGGCAGCAGCTGCTTTTGAGGCCGGCAGCCATGGCAGTACTTTCGGCGGCAATCCAGTAGCAGCAGCAGCTGGAAAAGCAACGCTTGACGTAATTGCCCATACCGAATTCCTAGCAGAAGTGCAGGAGATAGCTGACTATTTTCGGGAAGAACTGCAAACACTTGTAACGCAGTCTTCTGCTTTTACCGATGTACGCGGAAAAGGTTTGCTGCTCGGACTTGGAACAAGCGGGAAGGCTATTGAACTCGTCCATCAAGCACGAGAGCTCGGATTACTTGTACTTGTTGCTGGCGAGCATGTGCTGCGAATTCTCCCTCCGCTCAATACAAGCAAAGCAGAAGTTGATTTCTGTCTAGAGACACTCAAGCAAATCACTCGTGTATAA